The DNA sequence CCGCCCGCCGAGAGGATGATGCGGATGCCTTCCTCGACGCTGAGCCCGGTCGCGATCAGGTCGTCGCGCCCGACCATCACGACGTCGCCGAGGTAGAGATTGTTCGTCGGCACGAAGACCGTCACCATCTCGCGCTTGCCGTCGAGCGTCTCGAGCAGGAGCTGGCTCGTGACGAAGCCGAAGGCGTACTCGCCCGCCCGCGGATGCTCGACGAGGACGACCGCGCGGAACGCGCTCCGCCGCTCGGGCGAGAAGGAGTCGATCAGCATCTTCACCGACGGGTAGAGCCGCCGGTAGATCGGCACCCGCAGGAGGAGGTTGTCGCCCCACGCCAGCACGCGGCGGCCGACGACATTTCGAGCGATCGTGCCCGTGAGTAAGATGATGGCCACCGCCGTGAGGAAGCCGAGCCCCGGCACCGACCGGCCGAGGATCTTGTCGTACATGGGACCGAAGACGTCGTCGATGCGGCTCCAGAAGATCCAGAGGAGCCAGGCGGTCAGGAAGACGGGAACCGTGACGAAGAAGCCCGCGATGAAGCGGACCTTGAACCAGGTGCGGACGGGCCCGGACATGACGCGATCGAGCATAACATCGGACCGGCCCCGGGCGCTCGTAACTGGAGGCGCCGTGCGCGTCGGGCGCGCGATCGCTCTCGCCCTGGGCCGCGCCGGTTTCGACGTCGCCATCGCCTACCACCGGTCGGCGGGCGACGCGCGGGCGCTCGTGCGCCGCCTGGCGGCGCTGGGCGCGCAGGCCGCCGCCTTCCGCGCCGACCTCGCCGACCCCGCGGCGGCGCGCCGCCTGGTCGCGCGGGCGGCGCGGGCCCTCGGCGGCCTCGACGTGCTCGTCAACAACGCCGCGCGCTTCGAGCGGACGCCGTTCCTCGGCGCGACCCCCGCCGCCTACGACCGCCACCTCGACCTGAACCTGCGCGGCGCGTTCTTCTGCTCTCAGGCCGCCGCTCGGGTGATGCGCCGCCACGGCGGACACATCGTCAACATCGGCGACGCGGGCGCGGGCCGCGCGTGGCCGGGCTACGTCCCCTACACGCTCTCGAAGGCAGGGATCCCGGCCCTCACGCGTGGCCTCGCGGCGGCGCTCCGCCCGCGCGGGATCGCGGTGAACTGCGTGGCGCCCGGCGCGGTGCTCCGGCCGCCCGGCTTCCCGCTCGCGCGCTGGAAGCGGCTGACGCGCGGCCGCGTCGTGCGGGTGGAGGAGGTGGCGGCGGCCGTCGTCTACTTCGCGACGTGCCCGCCGGCCGTCACGGGCCGGGTGCGCCGCGTGGAGTGAGCCGCCGGCGGGCGGCCGCCTAGATCGCGTCGACGCCGGTCACCCCAGGCGGATCCGGCCTCCGCCCATCGTCTGCAAGAAATCGCCGAGCGAGGCGAAGCGCATGAAGGGATTCTCGCGCTTCTCCTGGCCGAGCGTCGAGGACGGCCCGCCGTAGTTGTGGCCGGGGAAGAGCACCGTGTCGTCGGGCAGCGCGGCGAGCCGCTGCGTGAGCGAGTAGTACATCTCGCTCGGGTCGCTGCCCGGCAGGTCCGTGCGCCCGCACGAGCCGATGAAGAGCGTGTCCCCGGAGATGAGCCGCCCGTCCACGAGGAAGCACTGCGAGCCCGGCGTGTGGCCGGGCGTGTGCATGAAGGTGAGCGTGAGGCGGCCGACGGCGAGCGTGTCGTGGTTGTCCACCTTGACGAGGTCCGAGCCGAAGCCCTTCAGGAACTCGCGCTCGGCCTTGTGGACGTACACCTTCAGCGGAACGCGCCCGAGCAGGTCCTCGACGCCGGGGATGCGGCCCGGCATTCCCCAGGACTCGAGGCTTCCGCCGACGTGGTCCTGGTGCGTATGGGTGACGAGGGCGCCGACGAGCCGCATGTCGTCGCGCTCGACGGTCTCGACGATCGTGTCGATCTCCCAGGCCGGGTCCACCACGACGCACTCGCGGGCCACCGGGTCGCCGATGAGATAGACGAAGTTCTGCATCGGCCCGAGCTCCATCTGCTTGAGGTACAGCGTGTCCCCGCCCACGGTTTTCCATCCTACCCGAGGGGCCGAGCCTGCGCTAGAATGGCGCGACTGAACCACCATTCAGTGCGAGGTGACGGATGACGACGGCCAACGCGAAGGCGGCCGCCCGGGTGACGTACCAGCTCGAGACGCTCTGGGACTACGACTACGAGCCGACCCACCAGGACCTCGAGATGCTCTACGAGACCGCCAAGAAGAACCAGTGGAACGGCTCGACGGCCATCGACTGGAGCCGCCCCGTGGGCAAGGAGGGGCCGGTCCTGAACGTCCAGGTCGCCTTCGCCGGCACCAACTTCTTCAGCCGGCTCACGCCGGAGGAGCAGCGCGAGGTCGAGGTCCGGGTCTCCGCCTGGCGCCTGTCGCAGTTCCTGCACGGCGAGCAGGGCGCGCTCGTCGTCTGCGGCCAGCTCGTCAACGGCATCCCGGAGCTCGACGCCAAGCTCTACGCCTCCACGCAGGTCGTGGACGAGGGCCGGCACGTGGAAGTGTTCGAGCGCTACGTGAAGAAGCTCCATAAGATCTACCCGGTGGACCCGCTCCTCAAAGCGGTCCTCGACGAGATCCTCTCCACGAACCTCTGGGAGCTGAAGCTCCTCGGCATGCAGATGATCGTCGAGGGCCTTGCAATCGCCGCCTTCAACCTCATGCGCAAGCAGACGGCCGACGCGACGCTCGGCCAGCTCCTCGACTACGTGCTGCAAGACGAGGGGCGCCACGTGAACTTCGGCTACTTCGCGCTGCGCCGCGCCATCCCCGCCATGGAGGCCGCCAAGCGCGAGTACCTCGAGGACTTCACGTTCCGGGTCTGCGACGCCATGTACGCCCGGGACGAGCGGACCGGCTTCCAGTCGATCAAGGACGTCTGGCGGGAGCTCGGCTGGGACGGCGACGAGATCTGGCGCGACACCGTCGCCCACTCGCAGACGACGAAGGCCTTCAACAGCTTCCTGTTCCAGGAGAACCTGATGCCGCGCCTGCAGCGGCTCTCGATGATCTCGCCGCGCGTCGAGCCGCGTTATCGCGCCATCGGCCTGCTCGCCTAGCGCGCCGGCGCGGATGCCGCTCCGCCCGACCGCCGTCGCGCTCCTGGCGCTCCTCGCCGGCGCGTGCGCGTACTCCGTCGAGGGTGACTTCGCGGGGCGCGGGCTCGACCGGCGGGACCCCGCGACGACGCTCGTCATCATCCACAACCACGGCTTCTCGAGCACCCAGGCCGGGACCTATCGTCCACGGACGCCGCCCATTCTGCGCCGCGCCGCCGAGGAGAACCCCGACGTCGTCGTGTTCTCGCAGGTGCGCAACACCTCGCACCTCGCCGTCGTGGACCACGCGGCGTACGTCGCGTCGGCCGTCGCCTGGTTCCACCGCGAGCGCGGCGTCCCGCTCGAGAACATCGTCCTCGCGGGCCAGAGCTGCGGCGGCTGGGGCTCGCTCCAGGCGGCCGCGTTCGCCTACCCCACGCTCGGCGGCGTGCTCGCGTTTGCGCCGACCTGCCACGGGAAGCTCCCCCACTCCACGGCGGTCCGCATCCAGCGCGAGCAGGAGATCGCGCAGCTCGCCGACCGGCTGCGGACGCCCGGGACGATCTTCCTCTACGAGGGCGACGCCTACTATCAGCTGACGGAGTGGGCGGGCTTCGAGTCGCGCCTGAACGGCCGGGCGCCGGGCCTCAGCGTCGAGCGCGTGGACCGCGCCCGGATCCTCGAGCTCTGCGCGCGCTGCGCGGGGGACAGCCACGGCGCGTACTGGGACCCGCGGTTCGCCGAGGCCTTCTACGCGCGCCACGTCCAGGCGCTGCTCGAGCGGATCCGCGCCCGGGTGCGCGCGCGGACGGCGCCCGCGGGTTAGCCCGCGGCCGCGTCAGCCCTTGAGGTCGTCCGGGAGCTTCGGCAGCGGCCCGAGCGCCGTGGGGTCCACGGCGTAGATCGCGGGCAGGGCCTTGAGCTTCGCGTAGATCACGTCGCCCTCCTTGCGGCCGACGAGGACCGTCGCGATCTCGCCGCCGTCGGCGCGCAGGAGCGTGGCCTCGAACGCCGGCGGCGCGAGGCCGTACTTCGCCGCCTCCGCGCTCGCCGGCGCCGCGATCGCCTTCCACTTGAGCGCGCGGAGCGTGTAGAGGAGGTTCTCGAGGCTCACGCCCTTCGCGGCCCCCGACCCGCCCTCGACCAGCTTCCAGTCGGCGTCGCCGGTCCGCTCGGCCACGACCGTCGTGGCGCCGGCGCGGAGCCGCACGCGCTTGACGTCCCTCGGCTCGAGCCCGGGGACGAAGGTGCGGTCGCGCAGGTCGGTGAGCGAGCGGGCGAGCTCGTCGAGCGCCTTGCCCTCGACGAGCACGACGGGCCCCGCGCCCGCCACCGCCGCGTAGGCGCTCGGCCGGCCGCCGCGCTTCTCGGGCGACGGCGCGAGCAGGAGCGTCGTCGGCGCCGCCGCGCCCTCCCTCGCGAGCGTCACGCGCACGGTCGGTTTCGCGAGATAGCGCGCGATCCCGGAGGCGTCGTCGGAGAGGAAGCCCTGCGCCCGGAGCTCGCTCAGCTTGAACAGGACGGCGCCCGCCTCGACCTGGTCCGCGGGCAGCGCCTCGGGCGCCGTGATCCGCCAGCGGCCGCCCTGGCGGGCGAGCGTGACGGTCCCCTTCGGGCTCTCGAGGTCGATGCGGGTGACCTTGTCGCGGTCCACCTCGACGACGACTTTGTCCCGCAGCGCCCCGGCGTTCTTCGGGACCAGCGCCCACGCGGCGGCCGGCAGGAGCAGCACCGACGGCTCCCCCGGGCGCATCGCGTAGACGCCCTGCTTCGCCTTGTCCTCCGCGCCGAAGAGCAGCTCGCGGGTCGCGCGCTCCTTGTCGCGGCCCGTGTGGATCGCCACGCGAACGGGGCGGTCGAGCCCGTAGGGCGCGAGCGACTTCGGCGACTCCGCGACGAAGTCCTTCACCCGCTGCTGCCGGAGCTTGTCGAGGAAGTCGTCGACGGTCTCGGCGTCGGCGGCGAGCGCCGCGGGCTTGGTGAGCCGCCACCGGCCCTCCGCGCGCTCGACGGCGAGCGTCTCGGCGCGCGTCGCGACCTCGAAGGCCGACACGCTCTTCGGCTCGAACGCGAGCAGCGTCCTGTCACGGAAGTCCGCCAGCGGCCGCGTCGCATCGCGCAGCACGCTCTCCGAGAGCGCCAGGACCGCGGGCTTCTGCGCCTCGCGCGCGTAGACCCACGCGCCCGTCGGGCTCTTCCCGCCGAGGGCGAGCGCGAGCTGCTTGCCGTCCTTCAGCCGGAGCGTCACCTCGGCGGCGGGCTTGTCGAGCCCGAACTCGGTGGCCTGCGCCGGCGCCGCGGCGATCTCCCGGTCGACGCGCGCCGTCGTCAGCGTGGACAGCGTCTCGTCGATCCGGCCGCGGTCCCCGCGCGTCTTGACGGGCTCGGTGATCTGCCAGCCGTCGCCCTCGCGCCGGAGCTTGATCGTCTCGGCGCCGCGCTTGAGCTCGGCCTCGGTGACGTCCGACGCCTCGACGGTCCAGAGGCGCCCCTTCTGCCCGGCGGCCTTCGCCCGCTCGGGGCCCTGCCGGATCTCGAAGACGTAGTAGAAGGCGCCGAGCGCGACCAGCGCGACGGCGAGGATCGCGGTCGTCTGCCAGCGCATCGGGGCGCTACTTCGCGGCGCGGCGGCGGACGACGGCGACGATGCCCCCGACGAGCACGAGCCCGGGCAGGACGACGACGGGCAGCAGGAAGACCGCGTTGTCCTGGTTGGCGGTGAGGAAGACGGGCGTCTGCCGGCCCTCCTTCGGGCGGATCGAGATCTGGTCCTCCTCCTCGGCGAGCCAGCTCACGGTGTTGAGGAAGAGGTCCCGGTTGCCCTGGAGGTTCAGGCCCTGGTTCGAGGCGAGGGTCGCGGTGCCGTAGACGACGAGCCGGGCCTTGTCCTTCGTGGCGACGGCCGCCACGGTGAGCGGCCCCTTCGGGTCCTCGGGGTCGGGCTTCGCGACGCCGCGCTCGAGCTCGCTCCGGTTCGTCTCGCCCCAGCTCTGCGCGCTCGTCTTCGCGAGGGACTCGAAGGCGATCCCCTTGGGCTGGACCTTCGTCGGCCCGATCGAGCGCGTCATCGGGAAGATCGTCATGACGCCGCCGAGGTCGCGCGTGATCGGATGGCGCTCGTACTGCTGGACCACCAGCACGTAGGGCTCGAACCCGAGCAGCCGGCCGATGGGGTTGGCCTCGACCACGAGGTCGTTGCCGAGCGCGAACCCGTACTTCTCGAGGTACTTCCTGAGCGCCTCCCCCTGGAACGGGTTCACCATGAACAGCACCTTGCCGCCCTGGCCGACGTACGCGTCGAGCGCGTCGAGCTCGGGCTGGAGCAGGTCGGTCCGCGGACCCGGCACGATGACGACCGCGGCGTCGGCCGGGACCTTGCGGTCGCGCAGCAGCACGAGGGGCTTCACCTCGTAGTTCGTGCGCTCCAGCGCGGCCTTGGCCTCGCTGAACCCGCCGCGCTCGGTGCTGGTGAGCTCGGGCTCGCCGTGCCCCTGCACGACGTAGACGGCGCGCTTGCCGGCGCGCGTGACCTTGACGAGGCCGTTCGTGAGCTTCTCCTCCTCGGCGTCGAGGACCTTCTCCGACTTGCCGCCGGCCTCGAGGACGATCGTCCCGTAGGTCTCGATCCCGTACTTCCTCGCGAGGAGCGGCTCGCGATCGGGGTCGACGATCCGCCAGGTGAACCGCGCGCCGCCGTACCGCGCGTACTGCTTGAAGAGGTCCTCGGCGACGCGCTTGCCGGGCTGGTCACCGCGGAAGAACGCGAGCGCGCTCACGTCGGTCTTGAGGCCGCGCAGGAGCTGGACGGTCTGGGGCGAGAGGCTGAAGCGCTTGGTCTCCGTGAGGTCCCAGCGCCAGTTGTGCTGGTACGAGAGCGCCTGCACGATGGTCGTCACGCCCAGGACGAGCAGGATCATGACCGCCGCGTTGAGGCCGTAGCGCGTCGTGCGGGCGCCGAAGAACGCGCGGTAGTCCTCGATCCGCGCGAGCAGCGAGGAGGCGACGAGGAGGACGCCGCCGAGGACGAGGAAGCCGCGGTAGTGCGCCCAGTCCGGCCGCGCGAACGGCAGGATCGCCCCGGCGGCGAGGACGGCCAGGCCCGCGTAGCCCGCCCAGTCGAGAATCTTCCTGATCATCCCTTCCACCGGCGCGCCTCGAGCGTGCGCAGCGTGAGGAAGAGCGCGAGCGCCGTCACGTTCACGAAGTAGATGACGTCCCGGGTGTCGAGCAGGCCCTTCGAGAAGCTGTCGAACCGCTCGACCACCGACAGGTGCTGGAGGATCTTCCCCGTGGCACCGCCGACCGAGTCGGCGGCGAACCCGAGCGACCAGAGCAGC is a window from the Candidatus Methylomirabilota bacterium genome containing:
- a CDS encoding GldG family protein, whose translation is MIRKILDWAGYAGLAVLAAGAILPFARPDWAHYRGFLVLGGVLLVASSLLARIEDYRAFFGARTTRYGLNAAVMILLVLGVTTIVQALSYQHNWRWDLTETKRFSLSPQTVQLLRGLKTDVSALAFFRGDQPGKRVAEDLFKQYARYGGARFTWRIVDPDREPLLARKYGIETYGTIVLEAGGKSEKVLDAEEEKLTNGLVKVTRAGKRAVYVVQGHGEPELTSTERGGFSEAKAALERTNYEVKPLVLLRDRKVPADAAVVIVPGPRTDLLQPELDALDAYVGQGGKVLFMVNPFQGEALRKYLEKYGFALGNDLVVEANPIGRLLGFEPYVLVVQQYERHPITRDLGGVMTIFPMTRSIGPTKVQPKGIAFESLAKTSAQSWGETNRSELERGVAKPDPEDPKGPLTVAAVATKDKARLVVYGTATLASNQGLNLQGNRDLFLNTVSWLAEEEDQISIRPKEGRQTPVFLTANQDNAVFLLPVVVLPGLVLVGGIVAVVRRRAAK
- a CDS encoding DUF4340 domain-containing protein, yielding MRWQTTAILAVALVALGAFYYVFEIRQGPERAKAAGQKGRLWTVEASDVTEAELKRGAETIKLRREGDGWQITEPVKTRGDRGRIDETLSTLTTARVDREIAAAPAQATEFGLDKPAAEVTLRLKDGKQLALALGGKSPTGAWVYAREAQKPAVLALSESVLRDATRPLADFRDRTLLAFEPKSVSAFEVATRAETLAVERAEGRWRLTKPAALAADAETVDDFLDKLRQQRVKDFVAESPKSLAPYGLDRPVRVAIHTGRDKERATRELLFGAEDKAKQGVYAMRPGEPSVLLLPAAAWALVPKNAGALRDKVVVEVDRDKVTRIDLESPKGTVTLARQGGRWRITAPEALPADQVEAGAVLFKLSELRAQGFLSDDASGIARYLAKPTVRVTLAREGAAAPTTLLLAPSPEKRGGRPSAYAAVAGAGPVVLVEGKALDELARSLTDLRDRTFVPGLEPRDVKRVRLRAGATTVVAERTGDADWKLVEGGSGAAKGVSLENLLYTLRALKWKAIAAPASAEAAKYGLAPPAFEATLLRADGGEIATVLVGRKEGDVIYAKLKALPAIYAVDPTALGPLPKLPDDLKG
- a CDS encoding SDR family oxidoreductase, whose translation is MTRSSITSDRPRALVTGGAVRVGRAIALALGRAGFDVAIAYHRSAGDARALVRRLAALGAQAAAFRADLADPAAARRLVARAARALGGLDVLVNNAARFERTPFLGATPAAYDRHLDLNLRGAFFCSQAAARVMRRHGGHIVNIGDAGAGRAWPGYVPYTLSKAGIPALTRGLAAALRPRGIAVNCVAPGAVLRPPGFPLARWKRLTRGRVVRVEEVAAAVVYFATCPPAVTGRVRRVE
- a CDS encoding ferritin-like domain-containing protein, with the protein product MTTANAKAAARVTYQLETLWDYDYEPTHQDLEMLYETAKKNQWNGSTAIDWSRPVGKEGPVLNVQVAFAGTNFFSRLTPEEQREVEVRVSAWRLSQFLHGEQGALVVCGQLVNGIPELDAKLYASTQVVDEGRHVEVFERYVKKLHKIYPVDPLLKAVLDEILSTNLWELKLLGMQMIVEGLAIAAFNLMRKQTADATLGQLLDYVLQDEGRHVNFGYFALRRAIPAMEAAKREYLEDFTFRVCDAMYARDERTGFQSIKDVWRELGWDGDEIWRDTVAHSQTTKAFNSFLFQENLMPRLQRLSMISPRVEPRYRAIGLLA
- a CDS encoding DUF502 domain-containing protein, which produces MSGPVRTWFKVRFIAGFFVTVPVFLTAWLLWIFWSRIDDVFGPMYDKILGRSVPGLGFLTAVAIILLTGTIARNVVGRRVLAWGDNLLLRVPIYRRLYPSVKMLIDSFSPERRSAFRAVVLVEHPRAGEYAFGFVTSQLLLETLDGKREMVTVFVPTNNLYLGDVVMVGRDDLIATGLSVEEGIRIILSAGG
- a CDS encoding MBL fold metallo-hydrolase, coding for MGGDTLYLKQMELGPMQNFVYLIGDPVARECVVVDPAWEIDTIVETVERDDMRLVGALVTHTHQDHVGGSLESWGMPGRIPGVEDLLGRVPLKVYVHKAEREFLKGFGSDLVKVDNHDTLAVGRLTLTFMHTPGHTPGSQCFLVDGRLISGDTLFIGSCGRTDLPGSDPSEMYYSLTQRLAALPDDTVLFPGHNYGGPSSTLGQEKRENPFMRFASLGDFLQTMGGGRIRLG